GAAATATTAGTTCAAACTTGGGAAAACCATGGGTTACAGGCAACTCTTATGGACCTCTTTCCCGTGCCAATCACAATTCAGAATTTGACTCAGGCATTAGTATGCTAGAAAGCCAGATTAGCAATCCCACCCCAGGTACTAACCGAATCGCCCTATACACGCTCTTGATTGATTTTCTGCCACCAAGATGTCTGAACTGAAAAGGTCTGAGGGGGGCAACTCCACTGTACTGCTTTTGTGAACTGCTACCCAACGGAGAGACACACTTTAGCTTGGTAGGATAAATCTCCTATCTTATTCTGATTCTAGTCTTTCTCAAGTGGAGACAGCACAGACCTAGTATTTATACCTCAGTGCTCATCTTCCACTGACCACCTCTGGTCCCGTTCACAAAACCACCATCATCAGTGAGAGCTTCTCCTAGgaagaaaatactaataaattGTAGCTGATCTGTGAGAACAGCAGTTTACCAAGGAGAAAGTTTCGGTAACAGTTTCTATGGTCAACACATATTTACGAGAACCACTCAAGTCTCTCAAAAGCCTCCCCTCTTTGCTTGGGATAATACTCAGGCTCTCTTGACACGATGAAGGCAGCCCTTTGAAGTGGGCGGATCTAGTATTTAAAGCCACATTTACCCACTGTTGAGACATTCTATTCCACCACTGTGAGTTCACTGTGCAAATGTAAATCATTCAGTGAAATGACACACATTTCCCATTTTCCTCCCAGTCCTGAGAAACATATTCTGCACTAAGAGCATAACCCCATGGAAATAACGATTATGCACTCTGCCACAAATACGTCCATCTTGGCAAAAGCCACCTCCTTTGGTTGCATAATCAGGTTAAGACACCAGTTTTCTTAAAGTATGTAAATCAGGCTTTTGCAATCTCTGGCTTTAAGGTGCAACTGTGAGGATGAAAGCATACTGACCTGACTCTACACTTCCCAGCATGGCTGGGGAGGCCATGGTGAGGGGTGCTTTATGGTTTGGAGGGATCCCGGGACTCTGAAGGGGAGGTTTTGGAGAGGAGGTCCATCCAGGTGACGGGGCGGGAAGTGATGGAGACTTGAGGTGAACAGGCGAAGCAGCAGCAGACCCCAAGACAGGAGGGGACTTAatggaagcagcagcagctgggcccgcCAGCATGCCTGCCAGCTGCGATGGAGTCTGGGGGGACTTGAGGTTCCCCGAGGGCGAGCCCAGCATTGGCGACTGGACTTGGCGCATCGTGGGAGATTTCAGAGGGTTAATGCCTGGGGAATGCACCTGGCTGCCTGCCACAGAGAGATCCACGGGCTTCCGCCCCAGGCTGCGCTGAACGGGAGGAGCTGTGTTGAGGCTAGTGGGGTTACTAGAAGGGTTGAGAGGTAGTGGTGGCATATGGCTGAGCCGGCTGTTAGTCCTTTGGTCGGGCCCAATTGGTTCTCTGAGATTCCGCAAGCCACTGTTGCTGCCTGGACCCTGAGACATGGGGAGGAACGGCCTGGGGCCCATGCCATACTCTTGCTGAGGGTGCTCGCCAAAGGGCAGGGGCACCATCTTCTGCTGAGCAGGCAGCATGTCTGCACCGCCGGCGCGGAGCTTCATCATCTCCTCGGGCCCCGCCCCAGCCTCTCTCATCTTCTGAGGTATCATCTGAGAGTTGGATCCCATGTTGACATTTAGACTGACATCTCCCTTCATCCCACTAGGAACCATCCCAAACTCGAGTTCCCGACCGGGGCCCATCTGTGGGGGCATTCCTTTTGGAAAGTCACCCCTAGAAGGGCTCAGCGGGCCCTCCACTGGTATTCGAGGGAAGATGGGATTATTCCCCGGCTCCATGTGTCGCTGGGAGCCAGGGATCATCCTGTTCATCTCCATGCCGGGCCTGATGCCTTCCATGCTCATCCCCGGGGGCAGACCCAGCTGTTTCTCTGCCAGCTGCTGTTGAAACATCTCTTCGGACAATCCTTGGGGGTTTGGGAAACGTTCCCCTCGGCCAGGACCACTGAAGACGCCCTGGCCAGGTGGGAAGTTTCGACCATCTGGGATTTTTGGCACATCGTCTGGCCAGCTGACTCCAGAAAGACCTGGTCTAGATGCTGGGTTGGGGACATTAGCCCCCTCCATTTCAGAGTTCATCATTCCTGCAAATCCAGGGAGGCGCATCTGGCTCCCTGGAATGTTGGGGTGGGGAGCCATGGCCCTCGGGGGCAGAGAATGGGGCATGTTGATCCCGTCAGCAAAGGGCTCTgcacccccaggcccccaggcctcACTGGGGGTCATCTGGTACGGAGGGGGAGGCCCTCGGACCACTCCCCGTGGCCCGTGCTGAGGGACCATCATGTCCTGGAGGGGGCACTGCTGCACAACCACTTGCTcctgctttctcctcttctcctcatAGAACTCCTGCTGCAGTTTCAGCCACGCTATCTGCTCAGGGGTCATGTGATCCAGGTGGTCGGCTCCAATGGGCCCAGACTGGGAGTTCATGGAAGGTGGAACCATGTCATCCGGAGAAAAGGGCACATCTCTGTGTCCCTGAGGGCCAAATGGAGCCCCCACGTCTGTCCGGGGCCCAGGTCCCTTACCTAGGCTTTGGGATTGAGCCATCATGGCCTGTATTGGCCCTTCTGGTTTTTTCTGAGGTCCATCTAACACCCCAGTATTCTGCTGGGGTCCCCCACTCTGTCCTCCCGGGAACTCTTTCTCATCAGGGAAAAGCATACGCTGGATATCTCTGAGCGTTTGTAAGGAGCGCTCCCGGTGCTCCAGCTGCTCCTGAGATAGTCCATCGGGGTTCTCTCCCAGCGGGGCGGGCTCTCCACTGGACaccggtgggggcggggcggctTTGGGATCTGCTGAAGAGCTACTGCTCCCCTGGGAAACGGGAGTCACTGCTCGGTTGTTGGGCGTCGAGTTAGGCCCGGTACCGTCTGGCGGCAGTGGAGTGGAGCTGGCAGGGCTGCCTACAGAAGgaatcagtttgttttctacccCAGGACTATCCCGGTCCAGGGGACGCGGGGGGGCAGCAGGCTTGGGTGCTGGTGCCGGAATGGGTGGAGTTGGCTGCAGTCTGGTGTTCTGGGAAGAAGTCTGGTCCTGGTTGGCTGGAGCGGGGGGCTGTTGTGGGAGAGGTTTCGGATCATTCCGAAGGGCAGATATCTGTGTGTTCTGAAGATAAacgagattttaaaaatcattggtgAACTGAACAGAAGGGCAATGAAAAGAGCAAGATATGTTATAAAGGACTTGTCCCAGCCACATAAATCTACACTGACACTTGCTGTAGAAACTGCTCATGTACAACCCCACTCTGGACATGCagacattttgatttctttctcacaCTTTGCTGTCAAACGGCATCCTCTTTCCCTTGCTGAATAACTTTAAAGCATGCCAAGGGAAAGCCACGCTGCCAAAGTGAATACATTTGAGTATCTATTTCGAGGAACAGGTTTGATATCACATGTCTACTATGTGTTTCTGATTCAGGGAGAGATTAGTTTCTTGGTATGTGGGAGGCTGTACCTAACACCTTTTTCTTTCCCCGAAAGTATAACTGGGTATGTAGACTTCTCATTGTCAATCAAAAAGTCTaatgttttcaaatgaaagagaaaatcgTTGTCACTttcagctctgtgctctgcccGTCACAGGCGGGAGGTACGGCCGCTCCACTTCAGTGTTTCCCCTGGCACGGTGACTAGTGAAGTACTCCTCTCCTTGAGTTTCCAGGGGCCTGACATCTCcgatttctgttttctgtttgtgatCACTGATTCCATACGAGAATTTGTACATTAACTGTAGTAAGATCATCTGTAGGCAGGAAGGGTCTGCAGAGAAATCTGAGGCTATCTAGCTCGTGGTGTCTCTTGATCTGTTCTTTCCAATAGACAGCACACGGCCCTTTCTACAGGCTGGATGAttgccttattattatttattaagtaccaaTGCTATACTAAGTCCTGGGTAAAGGCACGCTCACCTACAATAGGTGACACGGACACTGTCAGTGTCTGGAAGAGGGACTCGTAATGTTCTGGGTCTACACCTCAGCACTGCTGGAGGTACTGGTACTAGAGAAGGGCGGTAATGAAGAACAGACGGGCCCAGTCTAGCGACTCCATCAAGGGATCTCTCACCAGCCTCCAGTGAGCCGCGTGATCCCTTTTTGATGTTCACTTGCTCCTACCTGTTCGCTTAATCCAGCCTGTATTTCCAAACCCCTAACACTCTTACTTACATCCCCACCTACTCTCTGGAACATTTATCAAGGCGCAGATTTGTACAGGAATCATCACGTGTATCCCTGAACACGAACAGTTCACGTTCCGTGGGTATGTATGCAAATGTTCCACTTGCTGGTATTCTCCATGCATCTGTGTCTGCAGACTGAGACTGGTGGGGGTAAGACTGGCTAAACTTGGATGATGTTGCAGTGTCCTCTGTCTCTCTGACTCCTTAACTGGAGTGTGGAGGTCACCTTAATTTTCTCTCCAGTGCCAGTTtaagtttggttttgttgttaagGGTGGTCACTGATTTCCTACAAGGTGACCGTGACAGAAGAAACAGTTTAGTACCaccctttttattttagatttggaGCAATGGTGATTGGACTATTCCCAATTCCTTCCTTATTAActccttttctgatttcattttagtACCAGAGAAGGTGGAGGTGAAAACTGTCTTAATGATTTAAGATCTGTCATTAAGTCAATAAAATGTCAGTTTGAGTTGCAATGTACCCTGTGCATTCCGAaacaatataaattataaataaacaaatatttttaaagtataaattttaaaatatatacatttacaatattatatatatccaTCGTCTACCCTTGAGTAGCAGAGATACAGAGGGACATGAAATTCTTTTTCTAGGCCTAGGAAAGCCTAAGCCTGCTATGTCACAGGGGGGACTTCTATGCTCATATACAACAAGGATGAAATGTCATCCATTCTGTATTGAATTGTCACTTCAGTCGTTTATTGTCATTTAACTTTTCCCATGTTTAAGACTCATCCAAGTTTTAGATTTTATGCTTCCTGAACGCAGGGACTGTATCTTGAACCTCTAGTGTCCCCAAAGCATTTGGTGCAATGCCTTGACAATGTGAGACACAAGAAATATCTTTTGGTTCAATTTGGAACACTACATGTATTAAAACAACCATTATATGCATTTTCTAATGTAATTTATAGTAGGTGCTTAAGTtccagagagaaaacagactAACATTTACTATAATTTTGGAAATATCAAGCAATTAAAAGCATTCAATAGTTCTCTCActttgaaataaataagaatcatTTTGAAAGTCACTGAGACCTTAATTATGGTATCATCAGCATGTACTCCAGTACTGTAGTTTTTGTTGctgctttttctctgttcttcaagTAGCTCAAGagtgtttgctattttttaaaatcctgctcTGTACAGAGGGTCTGAATTCAGAATTTCCCAGAGATGGCTACATGACGGAAATCCTAAGATATCTAAatatctccttttttattttgtaccTCTTCTCTCCTAGTAATTCATCAATATATCAGCGTGTTAGTAGAAAAGGCCAATGCAGTGTGATATGCCTAAAACCACACAATTAGGTTAAATGCTCAGAATGTAGTTTATACCATCAAGATTATCTCCCATtgaaccttcatacactgttggtggaaatgtaaattggtgtagccactatggaaaacagtgtggagattccacaaaaaattaaaaatacaactaacatacaatccagcaatttcactcctgggtatttatccaaagaaaacaaaaacaccgattagaaaagatacatgtccccttacgttcactgcagcattatttacaatagccaagatatggatgcaacctaagtgcccatcaatagatgaatagataaagatgtggtacatatatacaatggaatattacttagccataaaaaagaatggaatcttgccattttcaaaaacatagatggacctagaaggtttaggctaagtgaaataagtcagagaaagacaaatactgtatgatttcacctacatgtggaatctaaaaaacaaagcaaatgacaaacataacgaaacagaaacagagtcatagatatagagaacaaacaggtagctgaaagaggagaggggattggggagaggagagaaataggtgaggaaaattaaaaggtacaatctttcagttacaaaataaataagtcacaggtaTGATAtgcacagtgtggggaatacagtcaatgattatgtaatatctttgtatggtgatagacagtaactagacttatcatggtgatcattttgaaatgtatagaaatactgaatcactatgtgtATACCACAAagtaacatagtgttgtaggtcaatgaccacaaacaaacaaacaaactcatagaaaaagagatcagatttgtggttaccaaaagtgggagggctgggggagggagaattggaGGAGGgtagtcaaaaggcacaaacttccagttatagaaTAAATGAGTACTAAGAATGTAatgtacatgataaatataatgaatgcTGCCATATGTTCTAtataaaagttgttaagaaagtacatcctaagagttctcaccacaagaaaaaaatatattttttctatgtctttaattttgcatctatatgagatgatggtaATCATTTCGTCACGTATGTAAGTTAAAGTATACAGTATACAGTACAGTAGGCTGTACACTTTTAACTTACACGGTGCTGTCGGTCAAttgtatctcagtaaaactgggagaagaaaaaaaagactatctcTGTATCAGTGAAATTCACCATCTCCCACCTTTACGGTCACTGCAGAACCTTTAAACCATTATTCCATTTCCAAAATGACGTACCAGAGGGGCTGTGCTTCTCTCTGTCTTGCTGTTAGAGATGTTCTGGATGTGGAAAGAGACAATAGTTTCAACCTGGCCCTTCAATACAGCTTCTGCAGCTCTGCAAAGACAGAAGAGATGCACACACTAGGACTTGTTCCTATTTCACTAACTGTAAATCCAAAGCACTTTAACCCGATTAAACTGGTATAAGAGAGGAAGAAGTATAAAGAACCACCAGCAATGTTGAATgagaagaaatcaagagaaaaaggttTTCATTATTTGTCTATCATTTACCATCAAACTTCTGAAATTAAAAGATAGCCATTAGCAAATCTCAAAAGAGATACTAAAAACCCCcaggattttctccttcaaagcCATCCACTCTAGTAGGTGTTTTATAGAGAATCCTAGTTCAAAATCCCAACCCAAGATGGGTAAAATGAATTCTCACACCTAATAATAATTAAAGGCTGCCAAGATTCAttctatatcttaatttttaaaatcttgaatgaAAAAAACTAGGgtatattcacattttaaaaaaataaataaatatccattgaGCCATCCATCCACTAGAGAcgtatgtaccaaaatgttcacagtAGTTATCTCTGTAAattcctgagatttttttttagttgtttacattttctaattattccaAAATGGACATTActtgtgtcattttaaaaagaatagtaaggagaaaaaaaaaaaagaatagtaagtTGCAGAAAAGTGTATATTGTGCAATCAATCCCTCTTgtgtttaaaaaagtatatatatgtatatttgtacaaGCACAaaaaatttctggaaggaaagCCAAGGAAGTATCATCaatggttgcctctggggagtaggggtggggaggttttatattttattttacttctttctgtaGCGTTAACTTTAAGTAATAATACAAGTGGGCAAAAAAAGGATCAATCTTCAAAGGGAATAAGAACTTAGATGCCCAAACACGCAAGCCACGCCAATAGCAAGACACAGCCATCAACTTACTTATTGGCCATCTCAGTAGAAAACACATACACCACTTTGGCGGGAGTCTTCTGAGCAGGTGTGGGCTCTGGGGCAGTAGTCTGGCCATGGGAGGGGGTGGAAGACCTGGGGACTGTAGCATTTGACGGGGTCATCGAGTGTGGCGTGTGCTGGGAATCCTGGGACTTTATGTGGTCAGCAGAATTacattctaaaagaaagaaaagagtcatGTCACAGAACGAATAAAACTCTTTTTTCTGCCAGCATTTACAGCATCATAATGCAAACACCTTGAGAATTTCAAGGAGGAAGTACCTTGCTAAGAGGAAACCTCTTCTAttcataaaaacacaaatacactTCTCCCTAAATGACTAATTACAAAGcactcttcccccacctccttaCTTCTCTACTATGCATTCTTCAGATATTAGCATAAATGTCCCTCCTTCCTGGAAACCCCTTttggatcctcctggactggctGCCCCTGCTAGTTGAACCCATAGCCCCCTAACTCCCCTTATTTCAGCATTTATCAAATTTTACTGTAATTGTTTAATGATCCGCTGTCTAGGTGCATTCAAACCCTTGAGGATAgcaactgtttctgttttgctgaccatggcacccccagcccccagcatagTGCTGGCACTCATAACAGGCCTCCTACAAACacctgaagaagaaaggaaaaacaggggAACGATCACCCAGGTTCTCATTTCAAATTTGGGTCGGGAAGTAACACTTCCACTGCTTGAATACTAGTTTCATGTTCTGGCCTAtagttaagattttttgttttatactaGGAGGAAAAAGCCTAAAACCACAGCCATTGGTCCCGTACTCTTTCTGGCTCACTCCATTTTGGTGCCTACTGTATCTCTACTACATGTAGCCACTCGTTCCTGCCACACTGAAACTGACTGTGACAAACCTGGACTAGTGCCAGGGCTGCCTCTTGTGCCTACAACTCTGGCCAAATGGCAGCCAGAGTGCACAAAACCcaagtcttgaaggatgaatcTGATTGAGAAGAGGAGTGTCAGAAAGACCGCTCCAGGGTGGACCCTGGCATAGACAAACTGGAGCTACCGGCTTGACACTTAAGTACAAAGAGCATGGAGGCCAGAAACATCCACAAGAACGTGGCTAGGGCCGTGGAACATCCTAAAACGCTTGCATCCTCAAGAGCAAGAAGCCAACAAGGTGGTTCCAAACTACTCTTCAGTTAGTAGGAAAACAACCAGAAATAGTTCCATCTTAAACTGCGAGAACTCCTGAATCTGATGCGCCTACTCTCCCCACTTGGCTGCTATTAGGCTCTCTGGCATCCACCAATGTCAGAGGCCTTTCCTCAGGAATACCTACTTCCCTCTGAGTCTCAAATATCTTATAGACATACCTTTCATGTCAGAGTCATCGTTTGGAGTCCCAGGATCTCTCTGATCAAAGGAGTCGGCGGAAATACTTCGCTCCCTTTTCCCCTTGCCCTTGGCACCATTTCCAGCCCCATTCTTCAGCCCCATGCTCCCACCTGGGCCAGGGAGTGCTTTAGGGGTATGGCCCCCACTCTTGGAGTCACAGGGGGATGGCTGGGATTGGCTGGCTGAGCCCCCCTGTTTACCCTGATTGGAGAATTTGGAATCCAGCTGGGGGTTTCCAGATGGGGACATCACTGTAGGGGGACGGACCATCACCTCCTGCTTTGACTTAGGGCTACtaaaagagacaaataacaaaAGGAGATCAGACACAGGATGCAACTGGGCAGCACAAATTAGGGAGGACTGATTTTTATCATAGGTCAAGGAGACCTGGACCACTAAGTAACCACCCCACCTTTCACCGCATCCCCT
This genomic interval from Physeter macrocephalus isolate SW-GA chromosome 4, ASM283717v5, whole genome shotgun sequence contains the following:
- the BCL9 gene encoding B-cell CLL/lymphoma 9 protein isoform X1; its protein translation is MHSSNPKVRNSPSGNTQSSPKSKQEVMVRPPTVMSPSGNPQLDSKFSNQGKQGGSASQSQPSPCDSKSGGHTPKALPGPGGSMGLKNGAGNGAKGKGKRERSISADSFDQRDPGTPNDDSDMKECNSADHIKSQDSQHTPHSMTPSNATVPRSSTPSHGQTTAPEPTPAQKTPAKVVYVFSTEMANKAAEAVLKGQVETIVSFHIQNISNSKTERSTAPLNTQISALRNDPKPLPQQPPAPANQDQTSSQNTRLQPTPPIPAPAPKPAAPPRPLDRDSPGVENKLIPSVGSPASSTPLPPDGTGPNSTPNNRAVTPVSQGSSSSSADPKAAPPPPVSSGEPAPLGENPDGLSQEQLEHRERSLQTLRDIQRMLFPDEKEFPGGQSGGPQQNTGVLDGPQKKPEGPIQAMMAQSQSLGKGPGPRTDVGAPFGPQGHRDVPFSPDDMVPPSMNSQSGPIGADHLDHMTPEQIAWLKLQQEFYEEKRRKQEQVVVQQCPLQDMMVPQHGPRGVVRGPPPPYQMTPSEAWGPGGAEPFADGINMPHSLPPRAMAPHPNIPGSQMRLPGFAGMMNSEMEGANVPNPASRPGLSGVSWPDDVPKIPDGRNFPPGQGVFSGPGRGERFPNPQGLSEEMFQQQLAEKQLGLPPGMSMEGIRPGMEMNRMIPGSQRHMEPGNNPIFPRIPVEGPLSPSRGDFPKGMPPQMGPGRELEFGMVPSGMKGDVSLNVNMGSNSQMIPQKMREAGAGPEEMMKLRAGGADMLPAQQKMVPLPFGEHPQQEYGMGPRPFLPMSQGPGSNSGLRNLREPIGPDQRTNSRLSHMPPLPLNPSSNPTSLNTAPPVQRSLGRKPVDLSVAGSQVHSPGINPLKSPTMRQVQSPMLGSPSGNLKSPQTPSQLAGMLAGPAAAASIKSPPVLGSAAASPVHLKSPSLPAPSPGWTSSPKPPLQSPGIPPNHKAPLTMASPAMLGSVESGGPPPPTASQSASVSIPGSLPSSTPYTMPPEPTLSQNPLSIMMSRMSKFAMPSSTPLYHDAIKTVASSDDDSPPARSPNLPSMNNMPGMGINTQNPRISGPNPVVPMPTLSPMGMTQPLSHSNQMPSPNAMGPTIPPHGVPMGPGLMSHNPIMGHGSQEPPMVPQGRMGFPQGFPPVQSPPQQVPFPHNGPSGGQGNFPGGMGFPGEGPLGRPSNLPQSSADAALCKPGGPGGPDSFAVLGNSMPSVFTDPDLQEVIRPGATGIPEFDLSRIIPSEKPSQTLQYFPRGEVPGRKQPQGPGPGFSHMQGMMGEQAPRMGLALPGMGGPGPVGTPDIPLGTAPSMPGHNPMRPPAFLQQGMMGPHHRMMSPAQSTMPGQPTLMSNPAAAVGMIPGKDRGPAGLYTHPGPVGSPGMMMSMQGMMGPQQNIMIPPQMRPRGMAADVGMGGFSQGPGNPGNMMF
- the BCL9 gene encoding B-cell CLL/lymphoma 9 protein isoform X2 encodes the protein MHSSNPKVRNSPSGNTQSSPKSKQEVMVRPPTVMSPSGNPQLDSKFSNQGKQGGSASQSQPSPCDSKSGGHTPKALPGPGGSMGLKNGAGNGAKGKGKRERSISADSFDQRDPGTPNDDSDMKECNSADHIKSQDSQHTPHSMTPSNATVPRSSTPSHGQTTAPEPTPAQKTPAKVVYVFSTEMANKAAEAVLKGQVETIVSFHIQNISNSKTERSTAPLNTQISALRNDPKPLPQQPPAPANQDQTSSQNTRLQPTPPIPAPAPKPAAPPRPLDRDSPGVENKLIPSVGSPASSTPLPPDGTGPNSTPNNRAVTPVSQGSSSSSADPKAAPPPPVSSGEPAPLGENPDGLSQEQLEHRERSLQTLRDIQRMLFPDEKEFPGGQSGGPQQNTGVLDGPQKKPEGPIQAMMAQSQSLGKGPGPRTDVGAPFGPQGHRDVPFSPDDMVPPSMNSQSGPIGADHLDHMTPEQIAWLKLQQEFYEEKRRKQEQVVVQQCPLQDMMVPQHGPRGVVRGPPPPYQMTPSEAWGPGGAEPFADGINMPHSLPPRAMAPHPNIPGSQMRLPGFAGMMNSEMEGANVPNPASRPGLSGVSWPDDVPKIPDGRNFPPGQGVFSGPGRGERFPNPQGLSEEMFQQQLAEKQLGLPPGMSMEGIRPGMEMNRMIPGSQRHMEPGNNPIFPRIPVEGPLSPSRGDFPKGMPPQMGPGRELEFGMVPSGMKGDVSLNVNMGSNSQMIPQKMREAGAGPEEMMKLRAGGADMLPAQQKMVPLPFGEHPQQEYGMGPRPFLPMSQGPGSNSGLRNLREPIGPDQRTNSRLSHMPPLPLNPSSNPTSLNTAPPVQRSLGRKPVDLSVAGSQVHSPGINPLKSPTMRQVQSPMLGSPSGNLKSPQTPSQLAGMLAGPAAAASIKSPPVLGSAAASPVHLKSPSLPAPSPGWTSSPKPPLQSPGIPPNHKAPLTMASPAMLGSVESGGPPPPTASQSASVSIPGSLPSSTPYTMPPEPTLSQNPLSIMMSRMSKFAMPSSTPLYHDAIKTVASSDDDSPPARSPNLPSMNNMPGPNPVVPMPTLSPMGMTQPLSHSNQMPSPNAMGPTIPPHGVPMGPGLMSHNPIMGHGSQEPPMVPQGRMGFPQGFPPVQSPPQQVPFPHNGPSGGQGNFPGGMGFPGEGPLGRPSNLPQSSADAALCKPGGPGGPDSFAVLGNSMPSVFTDPDLQEVIRPGATGIPEFDLSRIIPSEKPSQTLQYFPRGEVPGRKQPQGPGPGFSHMQGMMGEQAPRMGLALPGMGGPGPVGTPDIPLGTAPSMPGHNPMRPPAFLQQGMMGPHHRMMSPAQSTMPGQPTLMSNPAAAVGMIPGKDRGPAGLYTHPGPVGSPGMMMSMQGMMGPQQNIMIPPQMRPRGMAADVGMGGFSQGPGNPGNMMF